Genomic window (Prionailurus bengalensis isolate Pbe53 chromosome E3, Fcat_Pben_1.1_paternal_pri, whole genome shotgun sequence):
TGCTTCTCACCAATTGCAACTTTACCCACTAGACTTCTGCACTGACCCAGGGGCTGGAGAGAATCCCAGACCAGCTCGGCTACCTGGTTTTGAGTGAAGGCGCAGTGCTGGCGGTGCGTTGTGGGCAAGGGCGGGGGTCTCCCAAGGACACAGGGCCCAGTGATCCCTTTTAACATCGCCCAGTTTAGCCTAATTTGTCTCCACTCTCACTGTTAGCTATcatgcctggcacgtagtaagctTTTGGTAACTCATTAAATAAAATCTCTGGAATCAGTCTGGGAACTTCTGAGGTAGAAGTTTACTATCTTTTCAGACAACTAGTTACAGGTTTGTTGATAACTGATATTACCCACGTTATTCTCgaatatgtttttatttggtatttactcaagatcctttgtattttgtttgttccGTAGTACAATACAGTGTTAGCTCTCTAGAAGTTTTTAATCTAGCTGGAGAGACAAGGCTTAAGGTTAAAAGCTGTTATAATTTACATTATGACAAGGAGActttcttggaggaggtgagaaTTCAGCTGGTCTTAAAAGGATGGATGGTTGTGAACAGGCAGAAAAGGACAGTACTCAGGGTAGGAGTGGTAGGTTCGTGTTGAGATTTGGAAAGGTTTGGAAGAAGAGAATATGGTAAGGAAAGATCTGACTGTGGAGGACTTTCAAGGCTGGATTAGCACATTTATGTTAATCTTGAGGGTGATAGGAGCTTTGAACAGAAACGTGAGCTGATGAAATAGTTAAGCAAGATTTTTCTATTAGGTGTGAAGATAGACGGGAAAGGGCGAGATTCAGAAGTGGTGAGGGCTGCTTTGAAAATCTAGGTCTGAGATGGGTCTGGTGGCAGTGAAGAGCaaggagagaagaaattttaaaggaagaatcaATATATCGTGGCAATGACTAGAGACGGGTAATAGAGATACTCTTCTGTCTAGTAAGACAGTGAACCCAAGTCTAGAATGATGGCACCATGGCAGAtaggaaattaagaaaggaagTTGATTGGGGAGGGGGTGAACTAAGGGGAATTTTGGTGACTTGACTTTAGACATTGGTTAGAAACAGAGTAAGAGCAGTTAGTATATACTGCTAGGAGCTGTTCTAAGCATCTCACCAGTGATATCTCAACATAATCCTCACCATGAGCCCATAAATAGGAACTtgtcccaatttacagatgaggataccGAGGTACAGAATGTCACAGAGAGCAAAGGGCACTGAACTTAATCTAATTGGGAGGCCCATGTTGAGGACGTTAGGAGAGGAAGTCGAGACAAGCACCAGAAAAGAGGAAGCCTGGGCCGCTGTCACATCATTACCCAAGGGCTAGGTAGTAGGGCAGGCCTCAGGGACAAAGAGGATGTGTATGTTTCAGATTCTACAGACAGGGCAACCagaggaaagactgaggaaaaGACAGAGCCTTGAACCAGTCAGTAGTGGGCGGGCACAGATGTTTGAGAATGTGGATTTATCAATAagtggggacacagggagaaatCAAGTTTCAGGGATTAGGAAAAAATGGTcagtaaagaaatgaatgagagtCCGTGCTCACTGGGGGAAGGCCCATGTTGTAAGAATGAGAAACAGGATGGCATCAAGAGGGGCAGCAAAATGGGGCAtcaagagggacagaggaaaatttcaggtttgtttttctccccaaatgGGGGTATCCTTAGGAGTACCGTAAAGTTGAGAGGTAGAATTACAAGTGCAAGAGCCAAAGTGACTGTTCTTGGAATTCTTTCCCGGTTCTGTTTCCTAAtttctgccctccttcctccatctGCATGCAGTCATCTGGGGATCTAGAGAATGATGAGCAGGCAGCCAGTGCTATCTCTGAGCTGGTCAGCACGGCCTGTGGCTTCCGGTTGCACCACAGCACGAACATACCCTTCAAGCGCCTATCGGGTGAGCCTCAGCCCCTGCCCCTAATGGTGGtgatgggagggggtgggggttgctccCAGAGGCTtcttttcttggggaaaaaaaaatttgtctccTGCCAAtctctcaccatctctctctctgagatCCCTGGTTCTGGCCACTTTCTTCCATTTGGGATTCACTCCTGCAATCAGGAGAAaccaagagaaggaaggggattTAATGGAGCCCTCCTATCTTCAAATCTCTGAGCCTTGAACTATCACATGCCTTTGGCTTTTGATCCCACCGGTTTGCGTGACCCTGTAGAGGCCATTGTACCCCACTAACTCtgtgctcccttccctcccccgggTGGGGGAAGGTGTGTCTCCTCTCCAGTGGTCTTTGGAGAACACACGCTGCTGGTGACCGTGTCAGGACAGAGGGTATTTGTGGTGAAGAGGCAGAACCGAGGCCGGGAGCCTGTTGACGTCTGAGCCTGCcagagggcaaggggcagaggtggATTGGGTCCATGAGCCTCTGTGATGAGGAAGACGCAaacctcctccccctctttcttggCTTGCTGCTAGAACTAAGGCTTTCTGCTCACCCACTGCCCCACCCCTACCTGGAAGGGCAGAGGCTTGGGGACTTTGCACTGTGTCAAGGAGAGTGAGGGCAAGGggatctccctcttccctccctccctcctaatAAACATGAGTTTGATGCTCCCAGGCCTAGGGATGTGTGTACgatgggggggtgagggaggttACATCCTGAGTCAGTCTTCCATCTTCTAGGGAGACAGTCGTGTGTTGacacggggtggggtgggggggcggcaaGGCACCTGGGCATATAAAACTGGCAGTCGGAGAATAGTACGATAGGAAGGGAGCTATTTGTGTGCCTACTGAAGGGAACCGTTCTGAGCCCCTGGGATCTCTGCTCCTGCCACCAACACACAAATGCAGGTCATTCTTCTCCCTCCTGAACAGGCATTTAATAGTCTTATTTCAGTTGGAAGCAGTAGTTGGAGAATAAGTTACAGgaacagagagattaaaaaaaaaaaaaaagaagaagaagaaacaaagaaaaaaccccCACACAACTTAAAGTGCTTCAGGCCACAAACGTAAACatgaggggcaggaggaggccacCTGGCTATCCCCCCTCACCCCTGAGACAGGAGGGCCATTGTCAGGGTCCCTTTGCCATCACCACCCTCTAATCTCAGCCCtgcaggtgggtgggagggagggtgtcaGAGTCAGGAGAGACAACTTAATAGGAACAAGGAATACACTTTGTAAACTTAGAACCAGGGTACTGGGCGGGAggggggcaagggagctctcggAGCCCTTGCCCCTGGCCTTGGGGTGGGGCCAGCCCCCCCCAGGGAGCCGGGGAAATACTGTTGGCTTAGTGCTGCAGCCATACCCGCCCATTTCACAGCTTCTTCCCTGTCCCTCATCAGCAGACACAGACAGGCGGCCCTCTTGGGCCTCCTCATCCATGGTGGGAGGCATCCCAGGGGAGGCACAGTCTGGAGCAAGGGCCCCCTCCAGGGGGCTTTCGGTTTCTGGGAGCGTAAGAGGGAGGAGAGCCAGCAGGGTGCTACTTGACAGGCTCCACCACCAGGACCTTGCACTCGCGCTTGGCAATCTTGTCCAGAGAAAGCACAGCCTTGTCCGGAGGCAGGTAGAGGGGGCGGCCCACGGGGGAGGCCACAGGAGGTGTGATGGCCCTGCGCTCCATCACGCTGCCTGACCtgggggggaaggcagaggctgTGGGCTCTGGTTGGGCCCCAGGACCCTTTCCTGTTCCCCCTCCAACTCTGGCCTCTCCACAGTCTGGTGcccacgccacccccccccccacccccccgcttccATACCTCATGAGGTGGCTCCGGGAGGGCTGTTGGTGAGAAAAGGACTGAGAGCGGCCTAAGCTAGCCTGGTGTCTCTCTACCAGGTCCCGGACAGCAGGGCTGCTGGGGCTGCTCTTTCGAGACAGGGGCCGGGCCTCGGGCGGAGGGTGGGACACACTGGCGGTGAACTGCAGCTTCAGTTTCATGTGCTGGCTCAGCTGGGGCGGGGAGACACAGGTCAGCATTCCAGCTCAGCCTCCAGGCCCCGACGCTCCTTTCAAATCAAGTTCCCCACTTGCCCGGCCAACGTTGGATGGAAGTTCCCCCTTCCCTATACCCGGCTGTTCAGTGCCATCCATGGTGTTTCCTCCACAGAGGCTGGAGGCCTGGACTCCTCCCACCCTGACATTCCCTTAACCCAtaagcccagcccctccccagcccacctcAAAGAGCCCtgtcctcagagcctggaaggcCACACTGAAGGTGAGCGCACTGCCCTTCCGGGAAAAGCCTAGATTGTTGAGTGGCGTGTGGCAGACAATGGAGTCCAGGGCTGCCTGCATGGCCCGGCGCTCCTCCTCACACAGCTGCtttcctggcggggggggggggggagcagaaacAGCCACCAGTAAACACATATGTATAGCACTTCTCAGTTCGCAAAGGGCTTTTCATGAGCACagtctttatatattctcttttgtTGAACTTTATAAATAACAATAGCAAATCCTTACTGTGTGCTGAAGTCTATTCTGACCACTTCACTTATGCTACACTATTAGATCACCATTAACAATCCTAAGAGATATCATTTCCCCCGTTTTAGAGAAGAGGAATCTAAGTGAGGCTCGGAGATTAAGTAActtacctaaggtcacacagctagtgaaggGGAGAGATAGAAATCAAATATACAAGGGAGCCCAGATCCAGGGTCAATGTCCTTAAAATCACTGCCCCACTGCTTCTCTGATCTCTTCGTTTGTAACACTGTGGAGACCACCTAGGTATAGAGCCAAAGGAGCCTGCCACAAGCCCCCCACCTCTATaacttcctttcccctcctcttctggGACAAGTCCCCAGAGCCTGACAGCCCACCTACCAGCCTGTGCATGCTCCGGGGTCCACACAAGTCTCACAGCAAGGAAGTCTTGGAGATTGTTGAGCAGTGTGTAGGTGACAGTGAACCGCTCATAAGTTCGAACGGGGGACTCACAAGAAGCAGTCATCACAAAGCATGGGCGGTCCAGGCGGATGCTGGGCAGGCTagaagcagtgagagagggaagaagggtgtGTGTTGCCAAACAAAGGTGAACAGGATGGTGTCTAGCGGGGAGTCCCACAAACTCACCGGTAGTGGGTATAGATGCTCTGGGTGAAGGGCAGCTTTGGGGTGGACCACTGAACCACAGCAATCAGGGGAACTTCTAGGCCCtgggggagagacaaagggaaacatCGTGTGTACCTGAGGTTCCCCTCTCATCTTCTGTGGCCCACTGGCCTTTCCCTCCCACTGCTTTTTGTTAACCTTTTCCTTGAGCATCCAGTCCCCTATACTCACCTCCTTGGCCCCTTGAGGGGGTTGCTCTCCCCCTCTCAGCTGAAACAGGAAGTTGTGTTCCTCCAGGGCACTAAGCGGGCAGGGGAAGCAGCCAGAGGTACCAGGGAGCCGGCAGAAGGAGCCCATGGAGACTTCCCCAGATTGGTGACTAGTTCAGAAGAAAGAGCGACACAGCTTGATCTTTTCCTGCCAGAGCTCTtggccctgcccccatccccactttgcatccctgcccctcctcaggaTCTCACCAGACATTAtccaccagcagcacagagccatcAGGCATGACAGGTAGATAACTAGCGTTGAAGTTTGGGAGAATCCGGATATCCCAGATGGAAATTTCCTCCTGGGAGGAGCTGTTCAGCACTGTTGGAAGTAACCAGGTCAGCTCAGTTGAGAGTACCGGGACACCTCAAACCCCAACTTTACCCCTCCCAAATGGACCGATCCCCACCAGTGTGCCCAGAGTAACTGCCACCTAGTCAATGCCCCTACTGCTACCCAAGACCCAAGCCACAGATCTGCTCACCCTTGAGCACGGTCAAGTGTTTTCCAGCCACAGTGAACTGGCGGCATTTCAGAACCGGAGGGGGCAGCAGAGTCAGCAGGGTGCTCACTGCAGGAGGGCCAAGGCAAGAACTGATGAGCTGGGCAGAGACCTCATCCCCAACACAGTTCTAATCCGGCGCTTGCCAGTGTCACCCCTCCACTCTATCCCCTAAATTTCAGACTCGAGCATTTCCCCTCTACATTCTCCCCACCTTGGGCCTTGAAAGCGCTCTGCTCGCCCCGGAACGTCTCCCCAGGAGATCGGGTCTGCAACAAGCGCAAGTAGCCTTGATCTCTGACCTCTGGTGCCTCAACCTCCCGTTTCCACACAGTCACTACAATCTGAGAACAAGGGACACGGGGCCACAGTTAAGAGGAGAGCCAGCCAGCCCTGCCTTAGAAAGGGAGTCTGAATTAGGACAACAGTTCCACCCCTTGTCAATCTTACCTTGGCCTTAGGTGTCCCGGGGGGCAGTCTATCCAGTGAAACGGTGAGTGGGAAGATGACCTCATCTGTGGACACAATTGGTTCCTCCACAGGCAGCTGGTGTTTGCGAAAGGGGTAAAAGGGCGGGAGAGTCAAAGAGGCAGCCTGCAGCGTCCCCTTTTAAGATGTGCTGTACGCGGTTCTTCTTGGCTTCCTTCATCTGCCTCCTTCATGCCCCCAGCGTCCATCCCCCTCCTGTCTCTGGAGCCCAGCAAACCGCCCCTCCGCCCTGTGCCGTGTCACCCCAAGCTCCTCACCGTGGTCGCTCCCCCTGAGGTAGCAGGACCCGGGCCGTGGGTGAGGAGGGGGCTGCAGCCTCGAAACAACGGCCCACCGCCGGGATCCCCGCCCCCTGGGGGTTCGGGATCCTGGTCTGCGGAGCCACCACCCCCGGGCGCCCCGCCTCCGGCGCTGACCGAGGCCAGGGCGGCCAAGGCCGTTGCCAGTTCTGCCCAGGCCCCTCGAGAGCCCAAGCCCGCGCCACCCCCGGTGCCGGACCCTGCGCCTCCCCGGCAGCGCAGCACCAGCAGGAAGCGGACAGTCTCCCCCAAGTAGAGATGGTTGCGCCGGGGCAGCGCCCGGTACCGGCCCGGATCCCCCGCCAGCTCCGCGCGCGGCGGCAGCGGCACGGCCGGGAAGTACATGGAGTAGTCACACTGGGACTCCATGGGGCGGCGAGGACGGCGCGGGCCGGGGGCGAGGTGGGCCGGGCCGGCGGAGGGCGAGGGGGCcgttggggtggggctggggagtcCCGACACCCGACGGGTGCTGTGCGCGGCCGGGCCGGCCCGGGAGACCGGCCGGGGCCGGGAACCGGGGCAACGAACCCGGAACCGAGACCCCGCAGGGCCGGAACCGGGCTGCTGGGCCGATTGACTGGAGAGAAACCGGAAGCGGAAAGGAAGGGGCGTGGCCTCCGGGGCCCCGGAATTTGTGGGTGACCGGACTGCTGGGGAGAGAGGCGGGGTCCGGCTGGGGTTAGGCTGCAGTAAGAAGGCTTTAGGGGAGACAAGACAGGTTTCTtagagaagaaatattaaaaggaccCCCTGCAACTCCGCTTCTCCCGGGAAGATGGAACATCCCGCCCCCTTTCCACCCTACATAATGCAAGTCAAAGgttcaaattatttattcacaAACATTTCACAGTTAAATGAGCATAGTCTGGAACCAAATAATTCATAGAGAAATGGACGCATTATTCCAATCCACAAGTTCCAAGTTATTTCTGGCTTACTCCATGATTTGCTCCTCCAGGGGACTTTTGAGAGTGCAATGGGGACCTGCCAGGGGTttggaaaggggaaggggcaaagttggggggaggggtactGCTGGAATTCCTCCACACAGGCCGGAGGACTTGGTGCCCACATCTGTGCAAAGTTCCACTCATCGTCTAGGGCACAAACATGCTTTCAGAGGGAAACAGAAACGGCGTCTGGCTGCCCCATACTCATCATGTTTGCCCTTGTGGCTTAGCTGCTTTTAAGCTAAAACTTAGTAGTCTAATGGCTACGGGGAGAGTAGCCTTGAAGTcttaaggggcagagagac
Coding sequences:
- the LAMTOR4 gene encoding ragulator complex protein LAMTOR4 isoform X2 yields the protein MTSALTQGLERIPDQLGYLVLSEGAVLASSGDLENDEQAASAISELVSTACGFRLHHSTNIPFKRLSGVSPLQWSLENTRCW
- the LAMTOR4 gene encoding ragulator complex protein LAMTOR4 isoform X1 → MTSALTQGLERIPDQLGYLVLSEGAVLASSGDLENDEQAASAISELVSTACGFRLHHSTNIPFKRLSVVFGEHTLLVTVSGQRVFVVKRQNRGREPVDV
- the TRAPPC14 gene encoding trafficking protein particle complex subunit 14 isoform X1, with amino-acid sequence MESQCDYSMYFPAVPLPPRAELAGDPGRYRALPRRNHLYLGETVRFLLVLRCRGGAGSGTGGGAGLGSRGAWAELATALAALASVSAGGGAPGGGGSADQDPEPPGGGDPGGGPLFRGCSPLLTHGPGPATSGGATTLPVEEPIVSTDEVIFPLTVSLDRLPPGTPKAKIVVTVWKREVEAPEVRDQGYLRLLQTRSPGETFRGEQSAFKAQVSTLLTLLPPPVLKCRQFTVAGKHLTVLKVLNSSSQEEISIWDIRILPNFNASYLPVMPDGSVLLVDNVCHQSGEVSMGSFCRLPGTSGCFPCPLSALEEHNFLFQLRGGEQPPQGAKEGLEVPLIAVVQWSTPKLPFTQSIYTHYRLPSIRLDRPCFVMTASCESPVRTYERFTVTYTLLNNLQDFLAVRLVWTPEHAQAGKQLCEEERRAMQAALDSIVCHTPLNNLGFSRKGSALTFSVAFQALRTGLFELSQHMKLKLQFTASVSHPPPEARPLSRKSSPSSPAVRDLVERHQASLGRSQSFSHQQPSRSHLMRSGSVMERRAITPPVASPVGRPLYLPPDKAVLSLDKIAKRECKVLVVEPVK
- the LAMTOR4 gene encoding ragulator complex protein LAMTOR4 isoform X3, with amino-acid sequence MSSGDLENDEQAASAISELVSTACGFRLHHSTNIPFKRLSVVFGEHTLLVTVSGQRVFVVKRQNRGREPVDV
- the TRAPPC14 gene encoding trafficking protein particle complex subunit 14 isoform X2, whose protein sequence is MPDGSVLLVDNVCHQSGEVSMGSFCRLPGTSGCFPCPLSALEEHNFLFQLRGGEQPPQGAKEGLEVPLIAVVQWSTPKLPFTQSIYTHYRLPSIRLDRPCFVMTASCESPVRTYERFTVTYTLLNNLQDFLAVRLVWTPEHAQAGKQLCEEERRAMQAALDSIVCHTPLNNLGFSRKGSALTFSVAFQALRTGLFELSQHMKLKLQFTASVSHPPPEARPLSRKSSPSSPAVRDLVERHQASLGRSQSFSHQQPSRSHLMRSGSVMERRAITPPVASPVGRPLYLPPDKAVLSLDKIAKRECKVLVVEPVK